The DNA region GTGTTCGGGCAACAGATCAAGGCCGGGCATCCGGAATATGCGCTGTATGGTTTTACGATCTACTATGTCATCTGTCTCATACTTAACTGGTGGTACTATGACCGGGGTGATTCAGGCATCCGATGCTGATACGGCCCGGCACCTGTAAAATGATATCAAGAAATGATGCTGATATGAAAAAATGGAATACAACCAAACCGTTGATCCTTCTGACCGCATGCATATGCGGCGCCCTGGATCTGTCCGCCCAGTTTGTCCTGTCGGGTGAGATCCGCCCGCGGACGGAATACCTGCATGGATTTAAGACCCTGGCAAAGGAGACACAGGATCCGGCGTTCTGGACGGAGCAGCGCTCCCGTCTCAGGTTTGACTACACATCGGATCTGTATGACGTAGGCATCGTGTTGCAGGATATCAGGATTTGGGGAAGCACATCCCAGCTTAACAGGTCCGATGCACTCAGTTCCATCCACGAAGCCTGGGCCGCCATCCGGCTCTGTGAGAACTTCTCCTTAAAAGCAGGCCGGCAGGAAGTGGCGTACGACGACCACCGTATATTCGGCAATGTGGGGTGGGCCCAGCAGGCCAGAAGCCATGACCTGGTGAGATTGCAATATAAGGACAGCACAGGCGCGCTGGACCTCGGCCTGGCATTCAACCAGGATGCGGCACAACTGACCACCCACGTGTACACGGTTCCGAACAGCTACAAAACACTGCAATACCTGTGGTGGCATAAGAACTTCAGCGAAGCTTTCGGGGCAAGCATCCTGTTCCTGAATAACGGCCTGCAATATTCGGTCACGGATACCGCAGGTGTGACCAGTTACAGTGTTCAGTACAGCCAGACCGCAGGCACTTACCTTTCTTATAAAACAGAGAAGTTAAAATTGTCCGGCAGCGCTTATTACCAAACCGGAAAGGATGGCACCGGTAAAGACCTGGGTGCCTACCAGGCCAGTGCGGAAGCCAACTACAGGATCTCCGGCGGATTCTCTCTCGGGGCAGGCTATGAACGGCTTTCCGGAACCAGCCAGGTGGACAAGGCCAACACGGAAAACAACTCCTTCAATCCGCTTTACGGAACAAATCATAAGTTCAACGGGTTCATGGATTACTTCTATGTAGGAAATCATACCAACGGCGTCGGGCTCCAGGATAGCTATTTCAGGATGCTTTATAAATACAAGAAGCTATCGGCAGGACTGGATGTTCACCTGTTCTCTTCGGCGGCGGATATACTGGATGTGGAGGAATGGGCCTCCACCGGCCAGTACCGGGTCATGTCATCCGCCCTGGGAACCGAGTTCGATGCCACCTTTATATACAAACTTTCCGATGAGGTATCCCTGCAGGCAGGCTATTCTCAAATGTTTGCGACGGAGTCCATGGAGGCTCTCAAGGGAGGTAGTAAGGATGAGATCAATAACTGGGCTTACCTGATGATCACTGTCAAGCCTGTGTTTTATAAAAGCAAGGACCAATAAACAAAGCATGAAAGGAAGAAAATGAGCAGTCAATGGAAGCAGATGATGTGGGCTGGTATAATGGCGGGTATGCTTTCAGCCTGCCACAAGCATCCCGTCATGCCGGACATGGGATCGGTTAACCTGGCCGTGAATTACGAGGTCGACGGGGCGGCGCTGATCCCCGATACCATGATCTATACCAATGCCGCAGGCAACCTGTACAGCGTATCCAGGCTGGAATACTACATCTCAGATGTCACCTTCATTGCGGAGGATGGGGAGAACCATACGGATAAACGGATCCAATACATCAGTGCATTCAGTGGTCCGACCAATGCATGGAGCATAGAGAACATTCCCGCAAAGAACTATACCGGCATCACCTTTCTGGTGGGACTGAACAGCGATGCCAATAAAACGGGCTACCTGCCGCCAACGATGGAGAATGTGAATATGGCATGGCCCGACCAGATGGGCGGCGGCTATCACTTCCTCAAGCTGGAAGGGCATTTTATGGATAGCCTGAATCATATGTCGGGCTATGCCCTTCACGTCGGCATGGCGTCATGTCTTATCACCGTATCCATCGAACATCCTTTCACCGTGAAATACAAGAACCAGCGGATGACACTGGCCATGAACATCAATCAATGGTTCGGCCATCCGCATATATTCGATCTCGATCTTGTGAACTACACCATGGGAAACAAGCCCAGGATGCTTGAGGTCGCTCAGAACGGCAGCCATGCCTTTACACTTCGATGAAAAGGATGAAAGCTATACAATATTCATGGTTTTTCGCCCTGGCGATGGCAGGGGCTCTGATGATGACTGCGGTGTCCTGTCGTAAGCCGGAAGAGAAGGAGCCGCCCGGAGAAGTATATTCGCCCACTCCCTACCACCCGGCGTATCCTTCGCATTTTCCTTTCATGACGGATACAGCTGAAAACCCCCTTACAAAAGAAGGTGTGGAACTCGGACGCCGGTTGTACTATGATGAAAAGTTGTCGTTCAACGGCCCCAACGAAGGCGCTTCCTGTTCTTCATGCCATCACCAGTCTTCTTCGTTTACCATCAATGCGGGAGGCACCGCGGTGCTTCCCCATGTCAATCTCGGATGGAACAAGACGTTCCTGTGGGAGGGAAAGGTGGAAGGTACACTGGAAGATGTCATGCGTTTTGAAGTGGAGGTGTTTTTCAATACCGAGCTGGAGGTGTTGAAAAACGATCCGCTTTATCCGTCCCTGTTCAGAAAGGCCTTCGGCGCCGGGGAGATCACGTATGAAAGAACGGCGTTTGCCCTGGCGCAATTTGTCCGGACATTGGTCTCCGGCAACAGCAAGATGGATCGCTGGTACAGGCATGAGGTCAACCTGTCCGATGCGGAGATGCGCGGCCTGAACCTGTTCTTTACCGAACGGGGCGATTGCTTTCATTGTCATTCTTTTCCTCTCACCTCCGACAACAGCTTCCACAATATCGGTCTTGATTCCGTATTTTCCGGCGCTTCCATGGGGAGGTACAATGTCACCGGAGACCCGGCGGACATGGGGAAATTCAAAACGCCCACCCTCCGCAACATCGAACTGACGGCACCCTATATGCACGACGGAAGATTCGCCACGCTTGAGGAAGTGGTGGAGCATTATAGCAGCGGGGTCAAATATTCGATTACCCTCGATCCGATCATGACGAAGCAGGGAAAATGGTTGCACCTTAACCTTACCACCCAGGAAAAGGCCGACCTTGTGGCTTTCCTCAAAACCTTTACGGATACTTCCTTTATTTCCGACCCCCGGTTGGGTTCTCCGTTCTGAGCTCCCTGTATTGTGTATAGCGTTATCCCAGCCTATGCATTAGAAAGCGCTTTTCGCGCTGATCTATATGTATTAACTGGGGTTATACATCAGTAGGCGAAGTACGAGCCGAAATACCGGCATGCTTTCGTGTCAGGTATTTTAAGGGGCAACGCGTTAATAGTTATAATATGACAAATATCATTTTTAAAAAGAAGATATCGGCCGTTATTTACCATAATAAATAACGGAACTATGCGCGTCATCGACAGAACAACAGGAAAACGCATCAACCAGGCAGACAAGGAAGCCAGCAAGGCATTGAACAGTTCGGATCCCATCATGCGGAATGCTGAGAAGGGCCTGGACCTGGAAGAGCATTCACCCATGGATCCGCCCGATGCCTACGATGGCTCCGTGGTGGATGGGATCGGGTATGACCAGATGCACAGACTGCTTCAGCACTACATGGACGAACATAGAACGGTGACCGGGAAACTGGACCAGTTCGAGAAAGCGCTGGCCGCCTTCAAGGAAAACCACTACCGGATGGATGCGGAGATCAATAAAGTCTTCGGTGAGTTTTTTAATTATTTCGATCACCATATCCTCGATCACAACCAGCGTGAGGAAAAACAATTGTTTCCCCTGCTTCATGAACGGTTGCTGGCATCCGAAGAGCACGGTGAAGGCCTGAACCCGCGTACCGCCGTGGATATGATGGAAGACGACCATGTCAAATTCATTCAGCTCGGATCCCTGGCCTTTAATATGCTGGGCCTGGCAGCCCGGTTGCAGGATGAACGGTCCCGTATGTTCGTATACGATACGGCATACAATAACGGCCGTGAACTGATCGAGATGTTGCGACTCCATATTTACAGGGAAGACCATATCCTGTTCCCGCTGGCGCATCAGCTGATCACCCGGGAGGAGTTTGAAAAGTTACAGCCCGTACAGGAGAAGTAATCTTCCCGTACGGGAGAAGCAGTCACCGGATGTTAAACAATGCATCACATCACCCGATCCCTCCCCCGGAGGATGCCCCGATGGACCTGCTGGTCGATTCGTTCGGCAGAAGGCACGATTACCTGAGGATGTCCCTGACCGAGCGCTGCAACCTCCGCTGTTTTTACTGCATGCCGGAGGAGGGTATCCCCCTGAGGGACAAGGCGCATTTCATGCGGGACGAAGAGGTGTTCCGGATAGCTGAGACCTTCGTGCGGCTGGGTGTGAAGAAGATCAGGCTGACAGGAGGAGAACCCCTCGTCAGGAGAGGTGCAGGGGAGATCATCAGGGCGCTTGGAACACTGCCTGTTGAACTGGCGGTGACCACCAACGGTATTCTTATCGATCAGCATATCGATGCTTTGAGGGATGCCGGCGTCCGGGCGGTTAATGTGAGCCTGGATTCGCTGAAGGAACAGCGGCAGGCCATGATCAGCAGAAGGAACTACTTTGACAGGATCATGACGAATATCCGCATGCTGCTGAACGAAAACTTCCATCTTAAGATCAATGTGGTGGTGATGAAGGGCGTGAACGATGATGAACTGGTGGATTTCGTAGAGTTGACCAGAGACCGTCCCGTACACATCCGCTTCATTGAATTCATGCCTTTCCAGGGCAATCAATGGAACTGGGCAAAGGGGGTGGGGTATGAGGAAATGGTCACCGCCATCAGGACCCATTACGGGGAAACCTCCGTTTCCAGGTTGATGGAAAAGCCCAATGAAACGGCAAAGTGCTTCGGAGTGCGGGGGTATGCGGGCAGCTTCGGGGTCATCAGTTCCGTGACCCACCCGTTTTGCAATACTTGCAACCGCATCAGGATCACCGCCGACGGGAAGATGAAAAATTGCCTTTTCTCTTCTTCCGAAACAGACCTTCTTACCCCCCTCCGGAACGGAGAGGATATTGTCCCGCCGATCGTCCGCTCCATCGTCTCCAAGTATGCTCAAAGGGGAGGGATGGATGTATTCACAGGCACGGTCGATCCCCGGCGGATCGATAAGAACAGAAGCATGGTGGCGATCGGAGGATGAAGTGAGTGACAATAATCATGAGCAGCCAAATAACCAGACGGATCATGGAGCCGAAAAAAGTCAAAGAATCCCTTACAGTCATGTGTGAATTCGTTTTGCCTGATGATGCGAATACATTGGGCAATTTGAGGGGAGGGAAACTGATCGATTGGATGGATATCGCCGGAGAGATCACCGCTCAGAGGCATTCAGGGATGGAAGCGGTAACAGCTTCCATCGCACAGGTCACCTTCCGAAAGGCGATCCGGGTAGGTGATATCGTGACCATCAAAGCAAGAATGACCAGGACATTCCGTACTTCCATGGAAATAAAAGTGGAAGTGTGGGCGGAGAACAGAGCCAGGCCCAGGCGTGTCAGAACTAATGAAGCCATCTTTACCTATGTGGCGGTGGATGCCGGCGGAAAGACCACTCCCGTTCCCGGGATCATCCCCGTTGGCGAAAAGGAAAAGTTGTTATATGAGGAGGCTGGAAAGAGAAGAAAGAACAATGGGACTCATCCCTGACATAACGGGTGGATCATACCCGTGGAAAGGGGATAAAACGTTATTTTTATATGATGCGATCCAGGGAGTATATTGAAGTTCCTTCCTGCAGGGAGTGCAAAGGCCGGAAGGACCATCTGCTTTTTTGTGCGCTCTCGGAACAGGAACTCGACCGGTTTTCGGAAGATAAAGGGGAGAACTTTTACCGGAAGGGACAGGTGATCTTTTACGAGGGGAACAGGGGGCACGGTTTGTTTTGTGTGTACCGGGGAAAGGTGAAGGTCCATAAGATGGGAGAGGATGCGAAGGAGCAGATCGTGCGATTTGCCAAAGAGGGAGATGTACTGGGATACAGGTCGCTGCTGGGAGATGAGCCTTATAATGCGACGGCCACCGCCATTGAAGACAGCATCATTTGTTACATCCCCAAGAGTAGGTTCCTGGAAGCGCTGGGAAGCAACAGCGATTTTTCATTCAGGACCATCCGGATGCTGGCACACGACCTGAAGGAGTCGGAGAAAAAGCTCATCAACATCACCCAAAAGCCGGTCGTGGAAAGGATCGCTGAAGCGCTCCTCATCCTCAAGGAAAAGTTCGGGTTCAGGGAGGATGAGAGAACCCTGGACGTGGTTCTCACCCGCAGGGAGATCGGCGATCTGGCCGGCGTCACCACCGAGACCACCATCCGTACACTTTCCGACCTGAACAAGAAGGGGATCCTCGGGATCCATGGCAAGCGCATCGAACTCGTCAATCTTCCCCAACTGATCCGGATGGCCAATCTCATCGATTGACAGATTTTACCATAGCCCGCAATCGTACGGCATCATAGGCCCATATGATGCAGGTCATAGCCTTTGGCAGCCTCCCAGGCTAAATTTGACTCTCCGGTTTTTAAATGAATTGTTCATCTCAAGCGCACTGACCTTGTTAACGGGAAACCTTTCTTTATTGGAAGAATATGCATTGAAGCATAACCTGGAGACTGCCCTCTACCGACCGGGAGATCCCATATTTACGGAAGGCGGAAGTGTGGATGGGGTCTATTATATCGTGAATCAGTACGCCCGGATCGTCAGGCAAAATGAGAACGGTGAAGGTATATTCCTGTTTACCGCCGCAAGCCGGGAACTGATCGGGCTGACCTCATTCCTGCAAAGGGAAAAGAGATATTCATGCTCTGCCATAGCGGGCGAACGATCATGCAGCGCCATTTTCTTTCCGAGGGCGGCGTTTTCCGGTTTGCTTCAGCAACAACCCGGACTGAGGCACGAACTTATGCAGGTCCTGTGCAAACGTATCCGGTGGATAGAGATCCGAACCAAAAGCATGCTCCATCAGAATACAGACAGAAGGTTGACGGACACATTGCTGTTTCTTTGGAAGATGGAGAATGACGGCAGCCGTTCCGCTTCTTCAAGTTCCGCCAGGATATGCTATTCTCCTGCAGAGCTGGCAGGAATGATCGGCACCTCGGAGGATTATCTGAAAAAAAGACTCGGGGAGATGAGGTCCAGGGGACTGATTGACTTCGGCAAAGACTGGATGGTGATACTGAATGCGGACCGGTTAAGGATATAAAACCCTTCTCATTTGTAGGCGTTACCAATTGAGACCTCATAACGAAGTTCTAATGCATAACATGCTGGCCTATTTACAGAATGATCTTACCGTCATATCTTGTGTACGGCATGGCGATTCGACGGTCCCGATTCCGATCCCCGATAACTATCGGTATAGTCATGTCGATACCAGGCTTTCATTGCACACCCCGTAGGGGTGATACATCGGTAGAATATCATGTTCAAGGGAATGAAAGAAACCGCCCCCGCCCCGGCTAATTATGATTTTCGCTATGCATTCTGCAAAACATAGCCGGGGCGGGGGCGGTTTCCCGATCTCGTGAGGGCATTCAGTGCTACCATTATATCACCCCTACGGGGTGGTCGTACGGTTTATCTTTTCCGGGAAAAGACCTCTAGCTTAGCAGCAACACTGTTCTTTCTTCAGCAGCAAAACACAGGATCAAAAGCCGGGGAATCTTCCCGGGCATGACCGGCAACCCCTTCCTCCCATCGGGGAAGAAGGAGGAAGGGGGCATACCGGTAGTTACAACAACGACATAGCAAGAAGGGAAATCATGCAGTGTTGGCCTGCTATATACCCTGTTGTTGTGATTCTTCAGTGGTTTCCCGGTTTCCGTCCGAAATAATACGCCTTTGAGTTCCGGATCGATTTTCTGCTCCAGTTCCAGATGACGAGCTGGTATCCGCGCCAGATATAATCGACCGGCGCCACCAGGAAGTGCACGAACCTTGTGAAAGGAATGATCGCGATCATAAAGAAGGCGGAGAAGATGTGGATCTGGACCACCCAGGGCATGGCGCTTACGGCGGCGATGTCGGGATTAAAGGCGAACACCGATCTCAGGTACGGGGTTAGTACGGCTGCGAACCAGGATGATCCCCACCGGCTGAAATAGGCAATGCCCAATCCGGATATGATCTGGGTAAGCAGTGTCACATAAACCAGCATGTCCATCTTGTTCGTTACAACCAGCACCCGGTCACTGCTCAGGCGGCGTCTGATAAGCAATACAAGGCCTGTCAGTGCGGATAGTCCAAAGGCAAAGGCGGTGACTTCCAGGATAAGCAGTCTCACCGGCTCACCGTTCCATGCCATCACGCTCCTGGGAAACAGGAAGGCAATGAGGTGACCGAAGAACAGGAACAATATCCCCCAGTGGAAAGGCTGGCTTCCCCAGAACAGTCTTTTTCTTTCCAGGAACTCGGAAGACAGCGATGAGACCTGGTAACCCCGTGCGCGATACCGGTATACGGATCCGATCAGGAAAATGACCAGCGACAGGTAGGGGAATACCGAGAAGAGTATATAGCTCAGCATCCCCGCATTGTTTGTCAGCCCGGTTTTCAACAGGTAAACAATACCTCCGGCCACTGCCAGCATGGCAATGAAAACTTCGGAATGGTTGGCCATTTTAGGCTGGGCGGCAGGTGAATATTCCCTGAGCATTTTCCTTGCCTTGATGATGGCTGAAAATGCATAGTAGAGAATGAACAACATCAAGGCAAGTAATACATACAGCATGATCTTGTTGAACATAGAAGCCGAAAGTAACGTCATGGTTGTACAGTTTTAGTGGGTCTCTTACTTGTGAACGAACAGGTGCCGCATGTTGCGCTGCCCGCGCCGTTCATCACGCTGGCATGTATGTGTTCGGGTTCGTGGTAGGGTATGTTTCTGAAGTCAGAGGTGAATACATCCAGAAGCGTTTGTATCGCGAACCTGTAAATGTTGCCGTTCTTCTGATCTTCCTGCAATACGGCGTTGTGTTTTTTCCGGAGCATCTTCGTTCTCAGTTCCATCCTGGATGCATCGAACTCTTCCATCATTTTTTTCAGGGCAGGAATGACCACCATCACGGCCAGTTCATCCAGGAGGGCTTTATCGGCGATCCGGGGGATCAGGGTCAGAACGTTCACAAGGTTGTCGGGAAGTTCCTTGCCGCACTCATTGCCTGCTTTTTGCTGTTCCCTTTTCATGTTCACCAGGAACTCTCCCCGTTTGTAATCTTCCCCGAAGATGACGAAGCCGAGGTCCAGATAGCAGATGGCCTGGATATGAAATGTTTTGGTGAACACCTCTTCCATTTCATACAGCGGGGTATGCATGGCCCAGTCGGCAAACTTCCGGAAGGTCTTTAGGGTATCCGGGTAAAGCATCTCCAGCAGGTCCCGGCATTCCGGTGTCTGCGTTCTCAGATCTTCCGACGGGTATCTGAACAGGTTCGAGAGGAGCTGGTATTGTATGTAGGTATGGGTTGCCATCGTTCTTTCCTTTACATTCCTCTTGCCGGTCTCATCTTGAACCCGAAGCCCGTTTCGCCTTTGGCATCTGCGGTGGCTTCTATCATTTCGAGGGATTCTTCCCTGTGTGCCGCCGGGATCACGAATCTTTCATCAAATGTTGCAAGCGAGGTCAGCCGGAAGATGTTATCCGCTTCCTTGGGATCCGTCTTGCCGGTCTGCAGGGCTTCCTCCACTTCTTCTTTCGGGAGGTCGCCGACGGTCACGTCCCGTCTGTGGATCTTCACCGCCAGTAGTTTCCGCAACACATCCTTGATCTTTTCTTCATTGCCGGCCGTGAACAGGGAGGCCAGGTATTTCATGGGCAGGCGATACTGGTCGATGCCGGCCCACAGGGACTTGGTGGTCGAGTCATAGATGCCGTCGCTGTCGACGCTGGCCATGGCCGGAAGCATCGGCGGCACGTAGAACAGGTTGGGTATGGTCCTGAACTCGGGGTGGAGGGGCAGGGCGATCTTCCATTGTTTTACAAACTTGTAGACCGGCGATTTCTGTGCGGCCCGGATGGTAGACTCTGCAATGCCGTTCTCCCTCGCCGCCTGGATCACCTCTTCACTGAAGGGGTCGAGGTAGATGGCCATTTGTTTATCGACCAGGTCTTTCTCATCGCAGGAAGCCACTTCCTGTATCTTATCCGCATCGTACAGCATCACGCCGAGATACCGGATCCGGCCTACGCATGAGTGCATGCAGGCAGGGGCCTGGCCTGATTCAAGACGCGGATAGCACAGAATGCATTTTTCCGATTTTCCGGTGTTCCAGTTGTAATAGCTTTTTTTGTAGGGGCAGGCGGTAACGCACATCCTCCAGGCCCTGCAACGCTCCTGGTTGATCAGCACCACGCCGTCCTCTCCGCGTTTGTAAAGGGCGCCCGAAGGACAGGAGCCCACACATGCCGGGTTCAGGCAGTGGTTACAGATCCTGGGAAGGTAATGAAACGTCATCCGTTCCAACTGGAACAAGCTTTCCTGTTCAGGTCCGCTCAGATCCTTGAAGTTCACATCGTTTCGTGCATAGTCGGGTGAACCGCTCAGATCATCGTCCCAGTTGGGCCCTGCCTGTACATCCATGGGCTTTCCTGTGACCAGGGATACCGGCCTTGCGGTGGGTTGATCGTCTCCTTCGGGCGCATCGAACAGATCAGAGTATTTGTAAGTCCATGGTTCATAATAGTCTTCCAGCACAGGCATGTGCGGGTTATGAAAGATGTTCTTGAGGCCTTTCAGTTTTCCCGCGCCCTTCAGGGATACCGTGTCTCCGTTCTTCTCCCATCCTCCCTTGTAGATGTCCTGGTCTTCCCACCTGGTGGGATAACCCGTTCCAGGCTTGGTCTCCACATTGTTCCACCACATATACTCCGCCCCTTTCCGGTCCGTCCATATGTTCTTGCATGCAATGGAGCAGGTATGGCACCCGATACATTTATCGAGGTGAAACACCATTGAGACTTGCGATCTGATATCCATGTGACTTCTTTTTAAGTGTTTATTTTAGAATTCTACCTTTTCCATCTTTCTGACCAGGACGTGTGTGTCACGGTTGGCCCCTACCGGTCCCCAGTAGTTGAAGTGATAGCTGAACTGGCCGTATCCGCCTACGAGCAGGTTGGGTTTCAGATGCACGCGTGTAAAACTGTTGTGCCCGCCTGCCCTCCGGTTGCCCCGCACCTGTGATTTGGGAACGGAGTAGGTCCTTTCGGGAGAGTGGTACACGATACACACGCCTCTCGGGATCCGGGCGCTCACACACGCCCTTGTACAGTACACGCCGTGATCGTTGTATACCTCTACCCAGTCATTGTCTTTGATGCCGATCTGCACCGCATCTTCTTCATTGATCCAGCATGGCTCCATCCCTCTCGAAAGCGTGAGCATCCTCAGGGTGTCTCCGTAGGTGGAGTGGATGTGCCATTTGCCGTGAGGTGTGAGGCAATTCAGCATTTTCGCCTTTCCGTCGTTGACGGTCTTTCTCAGGTCGCCGTATACTTCGGGAGTGGGAGAGGGCTTGTATGTGGGAAGATGTTCCCCGAACATGATGTAGCCGTCATGATCCAGGTAGAAATGTTGTCTGCCCGTGAGCGTTCTCCACGGAACGAGTTTGTCCACATTGTACGTATACGCCGCGTAAGCCCGCCCGTTGTTCATCAGTCCGGACCAGACCGGGGAGGTGTTGTACCTCCTGGGTTGGGCCTGCAGGTCTTTGTAATCGGTGCGGACATCTTTCAATCCTTCCCCGAGGTCGGCCAGTGCGAGTCCGGTCTTCTTTTCCATATTCTGGAAGGCGCGGTAGTTCAGCTTGCCGTTCGTCAGGGTGGAAAGGGTGAGTACAGCGTTGGCGGCTTCCACGTCTTCCCTGAGCGACGGGTATTCCTTTCCGTCGAACTGCCGGATATGGCTGCGGCGTTCCAGCATTTCACCATACACATCATCACACATATAATGATTGCCGTGCGCTCCTAGTCCGTTCTTTGCCACGCCTTCCCCCAGGGAGATGTACTTCTGGTAGATGAGCTTGTAATCCCTTTCCACCAGTTTCATCTTGTGCATGGTTTTGCCCGGTACGGGTTCGCATTCGCCTTTGCTCCAGTCCAGTAATCTCGGCTGGGTGATCTCGTCTGCCGAATCGTGGGTGAGCGGCAAATTCACCAGGTCGGTGACCGGCTCGGGCAGATGGGTTCTTGCCATGTCGCTCACCTTTTTGGCGATGGCCTGGAAGATCTGCCAGTCTGTTTTCGCTTCCCAGACCGGTGGAATAGCTTCCGACAGGGGGTGGATGAATGAATGGAGGTCGGTGCTGTTCAGGTCGGCTTTTTCATACCATGATGCGGTAGGAAGTACGATATCGGAGTAAAGCGCGGAGGTGTCCATTCTGAAGTTGATATCCACCACCAGGTCCATTTTGCCGGATGGAGCGCTTTCCCGGAAGATGATATCGTGCACCGATTCCCCGGCGACCTCATCGGCGATGTCATTGTGGTGGGTCCCGAGGTAGTGGTTGAGCATGTATTCATGTCCCTTGGCGCTCGACATAAGCGCATTGCCTCTCCATATGAACCAAACCCGGGGGAAGTTCACAGGATCATCCGGGTCGACCACGGAGTGAAGGAGCTGTTTAGACTTCAGCTGACCGACCACGTAATCGACGATCTCTTTTTCGTCTTTGGCGCCGTTCGCCCTGGCATCCTTCACGATATCCAGGTTGCTTTTGTTGTATTGCGGGTAGAACGGCATCCAGCCGTTGCGAACGGATTTCACCACCCAGTCGGCCGTATGCATGTTGGCCAGTTGGCTCGCATTTTCCGGGATGTTATTATAAATTTTCTGGTTGTTGTCGTACCGCCACTGGTCCGAGTTGATATAGTGCCAGATCGGCGCCTGCTGGAAGCGGTTGGCGCCCTGCCAGTCCTTGCCGGACATGATCGTGCCCCAGGAATCCACGGGAGCGAGCTTTTCCTGTCCGACGTAGTGGTTCATCCCGCCGCCGTTCTTCCCATTGCATCCTGTCAGCATTTGCGCCATGATCGATGCGCGGTACATGAGGTTGCCATGGAACCAGTGATTGATGGCAGCGCCCACGATGACCATGCATTTCCCCTGGGTCGCCTCGGCAGTATCCGCCCATTCCCTGGCGAATTTGATCACCGTTTTTCTTCCGATGCCTGTAAAGATCTCCTGCCAGGCGGGCGTATAGGCTGCCTTCTTGTCGTCGTAATCTTTGGGGTAGTCTCCGGGCAATCCCCTGCCGACCCCGTAATGCCCCATGATGACATCGTAGATGGTGGCCGCGGCGATCTTCTTCCCGTCGGTCGTTTCGATGAACTTCACCGGAACGCTGCGCAGGGTTTTGACATTCAGGCCGAATTCCTCGTATTGTACCTGGAGAACATCATCGCTTTTTCCGAGGAGGGTAAGCGCCGGATCATAGGGTTTGTCGTCCGTGCCGTTCTCATACTTCAGGTTCCATTTTCCCTTTTCCTCGTCCCAGCGGTAACCCACGGTGCCTTTTGGGGTCACCAGGTTTCCCGAGGCTTCGTCCAGGCAGAGGAATTTCCATTCGCCGTTGGATATATCCCGG from Flavobacteriales bacterium includes:
- a CDS encoding Crp/Fnr family transcriptional regulator codes for the protein MEEYALKHNLETALYRPGDPIFTEGGSVDGVYYIVNQYARIVRQNENGEGIFLFTAASRELIGLTSFLQREKRYSCSAIAGERSCSAIFFPRAAFSGLLQQQPGLRHELMQVLCKRIRWIEIRTKSMLHQNTDRRLTDTLLFLWKMENDGSRSASSSSARICYSPAELAGMIGTSEDYLKKRLGEMRSRGLIDFGKDWMVILNADRLRI
- a CDS encoding Crp/Fnr family transcriptional regulator, which codes for MMRSREYIEVPSCRECKGRKDHLLFCALSEQELDRFSEDKGENFYRKGQVIFYEGNRGHGLFCVYRGKVKVHKMGEDAKEQIVRFAKEGDVLGYRSLLGDEPYNATATAIEDSIICYIPKSRFLEALGSNSDFSFRTIRMLAHDLKESEKKLINITQKPVVERIAEALLILKEKFGFREDERTLDVVLTRREIGDLAGVTTETTIRTLSDLNKKGILGIHGKRIELVNLPQLIRMANLID
- a CDS encoding alginate export family protein, whose product is MKKWNTTKPLILLTACICGALDLSAQFVLSGEIRPRTEYLHGFKTLAKETQDPAFWTEQRSRLRFDYTSDLYDVGIVLQDIRIWGSTSQLNRSDALSSIHEAWAAIRLCENFSLKAGRQEVAYDDHRIFGNVGWAQQARSHDLVRLQYKDSTGALDLGLAFNQDAAQLTTHVYTVPNSYKTLQYLWWHKNFSEAFGASILFLNNGLQYSVTDTAGVTSYSVQYSQTAGTYLSYKTEKLKLSGSAYYQTGKDGTGKDLGAYQASAEANYRISGGFSLGAGYERLSGTSQVDKANTENNSFNPLYGTNHKFNGFMDYFYVGNHTNGVGLQDSYFRMLYKYKKLSAGLDVHLFSSAADILDVEEWASTGQYRVMSSALGTEFDATFIYKLSDEVSLQAGYSQMFATESMEALKGGSKDEINNWAYLMITVKPVFYKSKDQ
- a CDS encoding acyl-CoA thioesterase; its protein translation is MEPKKVKESLTVMCEFVLPDDANTLGNLRGGKLIDWMDIAGEITAQRHSGMEAVTASIAQVTFRKAIRVGDIVTIKARMTRTFRTSMEIKVEVWAENRARPRRVRTNEAIFTYVAVDAGGKTTPVPGIIPVGEKEKLLYEEAGKRRKNNGTHP
- a CDS encoding c-type cytochrome; this encodes MKAIQYSWFFALAMAGALMMTAVSCRKPEEKEPPGEVYSPTPYHPAYPSHFPFMTDTAENPLTKEGVELGRRLYYDEKLSFNGPNEGASCSSCHHQSSSFTINAGGTAVLPHVNLGWNKTFLWEGKVEGTLEDVMRFEVEVFFNTELEVLKNDPLYPSLFRKAFGAGEITYERTAFALAQFVRTLVSGNSKMDRWYRHEVNLSDAEMRGLNLFFTERGDCFHCHSFPLTSDNSFHNIGLDSVFSGASMGRYNVTGDPADMGKFKTPTLRNIELTAPYMHDGRFATLEEVVEHYSSGVKYSITLDPIMTKQGKWLHLNLTTQEKADLVAFLKTFTDTSFISDPRLGSPF
- a CDS encoding hemerythrin domain-containing protein; the protein is MRVIDRTTGKRINQADKEASKALNSSDPIMRNAEKGLDLEEHSPMDPPDAYDGSVVDGIGYDQMHRLLQHYMDEHRTVTGKLDQFEKALAAFKENHYRMDAEINKVFGEFFNYFDHHILDHNQREEKQLFPLLHERLLASEEHGEGLNPRTAVDMMEDDHVKFIQLGSLAFNMLGLAARLQDERSRMFVYDTAYNNGRELIEMLRLHIYREDHILFPLAHQLITREEFEKLQPVQEK
- the moaA gene encoding GTP 3',8-cyclase MoaA, with the protein product MDLLVDSFGRRHDYLRMSLTERCNLRCFYCMPEEGIPLRDKAHFMRDEEVFRIAETFVRLGVKKIRLTGGEPLVRRGAGEIIRALGTLPVELAVTTNGILIDQHIDALRDAGVRAVNVSLDSLKEQRQAMISRRNYFDRIMTNIRMLLNENFHLKINVVVMKGVNDDELVDFVELTRDRPVHIRFIEFMPFQGNQWNWAKGVGYEEMVTAIRTHYGETSVSRLMEKPNETAKCFGVRGYAGSFGVISSVTHPFCNTCNRIRITADGKMKNCLFSSSETDLLTPLRNGEDIVPPIVRSIVSKYAQRGGMDVFTGTVDPRRIDKNRSMVAIGG